The genomic segment ACCCGGGTCGATGCTCGTGTCGTCGGGCTCGTCGGGTTCGGTGACGGTGACGGTCCGCCGGTGGGGGCGGTCGCGCTTTCGACCCTCACCACCGCGCAGAGCGTCCTCGGCCTCGGCGACGGCCTGTCCGAGATCCTCGTCACCTCGGAACTGACCGCCGGTGAACTGCAGCCGCTGCTCGCTGATGTACTCGCTGACGACGTGCAGGTCGCTACGGCGCAAGACCTCGCCGCAGCCGGCGCCGAGCAGGCTGCCGCGAACCTCGAGATGCTCCAGGTCGTGCTCATCGCGATGAGCGTCGCGGCGCTCATCATCGGCGCGTTCCTCATCGCCAACACCTTCGCCATCGTCATCTCGCAGCGCACCCGTGAGCTCGCGGTGATCCGTGCGACCGGCGCGACCGGGAAGCAGGTTCTTGCGTCGGTGCTCGTCGAGGCGCTGCTCGTGGGCGCCCTCGCCTCGACCGTCGGCGTGCTGCTGGGCATCGTGAGCACCTACGGCCTGCGCGCACTGGCCGGAGTCTTCGGGGTCAGCATCCCCTCCGGTGAGCTCGTCATCGAGACCCGAACCGTCATCATCGCCCTCACCGTCGGTGTCCTGGTCACCCTTGTCTCGGCTGTCGGCCCGGCTCGCCGTGCCGCGGCGGTCTCTCCGCTTGCCGCGATGCGCAGCAGCGCCGCCGAGACGCGCGGTCTCGGTCGCGGGCGCCTCATCACCGGCACGGTTCTGCTGGTGGCAGGCTCCGCCGTCGCCGCCCTTCCAGGGTTGGCCGCGGGCCCGATCCTGCTGCTCGGCGCGGGATTGGTGCTCGCCCTCGTCGGTGTCGTGCTGATCGCGCCGTCCGCGCTGCGTCCGCTGGTCTCTCTCGTCGGCGCGGCCTCCGCGCGGACAGTGCCCGGGCAGCTGGCCCGGGAAGCAGCGCTTCGCGCACCGCGTCGCACCTCCGCGACGGTGATGGCGCTGGCGTTCGGGCTCGCGCTGATGAGCTTCGTGTCCATCGTCGGCGGCTCGGTGAAAGCGGCCACCGGTGAGCAGTACCGCGAGGTCATCGCCGCGGACGTCGTCATCGAAAGCGCAGGGCAGGAGATGCTCGGCGGGGTGCACGCGGCCGTCTACGACGAGGTCCGGGCGGTCTCCGCTGTCGGCGTTGCCACCCGGCTGAAGTACGGGCATTGGAAGGACGGCAGGACGACCAGCGCGCTGACCGGTCTGGACCCTGAGCTCATCACCGAGGTCGCGCAGATCCGGATGGTGGACGGGGACATCGCCGCACTGAGCGCCGGAGGCGTCGTCATCGCCGAACGCGTCGCCACCGAGCGTGAGCTGGCGGTGGGCGACGAGCTGCCGATGACGTTCGCGCGGCTGGGTGAGACCATCCTGCCCATCGTCGGCATCATCGCCGACGGTCCCGCGCAGGCGCTGCAGACCGACTTCTTCGTCTCCCTGGACACCTACGGTGCCCTCTTCACCGAGGACATGGATGCCAGCATCTTTGTGCTGGCAGCGGCCGGCACCTCTCCTGCGGAGCTCTCCACCGCCCTGGAGACCGCGCTCGAGGACCACCCGACAGTACAGGTGCGAGACCAGGCGGCGGTCATCGCGGGACGCACACAGACCGTCGACCAAATCTTCGGATTAGTCACGGTGCTCCTCGCGTTCGCCATGGTCATCGCCGTGCTCGGCATCGCGAACACCCTCGCGCTGTCCATCGTCGAACGCACCCGCGAGATCGGTGTCCTCCGCTCGGTCGGCATGTCACGCCGGTCGGTGGCGCTGATGGTGCAAGCCGAGGCGGTCATCGTGTCGGTCGTCGCCGTGGTCACCGGGCTGCTCCTCGGTGTCGCCGCCAGCGTCGCCGCCATCGGCGCGCTGTCCACCATCGCCCCGCTGCGCATGGAAGTGCCGGTCGCGCAGTTGGCAGTACTCGCGGGAGTCGTCGCCGTGGCGGGCCTGCTCGCCGGGATCGCGCCGGCCGCTCGCGCCGCGAAGCTGCCGGTCCTGGAGGCGATTGCGCATGCGTGACCGGACCCTGCCACTGGTGCTCACACTGGTGGCCGCTCAGCTGGTCGTGATGCTCGACTCCAGCATCCTCATCGTCGCGCTGCCTTCCATCGCCGAAGACCTAGATCTCACCGCAGTCGGGACAGCGTGGGTGCTCAACGCCTACTTCCTGACCTTCGGCGGGCTGCTGCTGGTCTCCGGTCGGGCCGCTGACATCGTCGGCCGCCGCCGGATGTTCCTCACCGGGGCGACGGTTCTCGTCGCCGGCTCACTCCTGGGCGGCTTCGCCAGCACGGACGCCGTGCTGGTGACCGCCCGCCTGATCCAGGGCGGCGGCGCTGCGATGCTCAGCCCCGCCGCCATGGCGGTGATCCTCGCCACATTCACCGGCACCGCCCGGACCCGCACGATGGCCTGGTGGGGTGCGGCGTCCACCGTCGGCGGCGCGCTCGGCGTGAGCGTCGGAGGCATCATCACCAGCGCACTCGGCTGGCAGAGCGTCATGTTCGTCACCGCCGCCGCAGCCGTGCTTGTCGGCATCGCCGGCTGGGCTCAGCTGAAGCTTGACCACCCCACCACCCGCCGACCATTCGATGCTGCGGGTGCGGCGCTCGTGACCACGGCGGCGGGTGCGGTGGTCTTTGCCGTGCTGAGCCTTCCGCATGCTGGGGTGGCCTCGGTCGAGGTGCTCATCGCGGCGGCCGTCGCCGTGGCCGCCGGGACCGGCTTCGTTCTGGTCGAGCAGCGCAGCCGGGACGCTGTTCTGCCGCTTCCGGCACTGCGGGAGCCGCGCGTCGCAGGTGGCATCGTCGTCAACGTGCTCGGTGGCGCCGCCCGAGTCGCGTGCTTCGTGCTGGTTGCCCTGCTCATTCAGCAGGTACTCGAGTACGACCCGGCGGCCGCTGGGCTGGCCATGCTGCCAACATCGGTGGCCGGCTTCGCCGTCAGCACACTGCTGCTGCCGCGCGCGCTCGCACGGTTCGGTCCCGAGAAGGTCGCGGTGCTGGGGCTCATCCTCCTCGTCACCGCCCACCTGATGTTCGCCTCCCTCGACCACGGGATGCCGTACCTCGCACGGGTGCTCCCCGTCCTCCTGCTCGCAGCCGCGGGCGTGGCGTTCAGCTTCACCCCCACCACCCTCGTCATCGCAAGCGGCATGACCGCAAGCAACGCAGGCGTCGGGTCAGGACTCGCATCTTCCACCGCCCAGATCGGCGGAGCCCTCGGCATCGCCGCATTCGGCGCCATCGACGCGTACCCACGCGTAGCCGTCCTCGCCGCAGGGGGAAGCGAGCTGGCCGCAGCGGAGGCGGGCCTCTCCGCCGCTCACCTGGCCGCAGCCACCGCGGCGGCCGTAGCAGTACTGGTCGCCATCGCCGCCTTCCCGTCCGTCAGGCCGCGGTGGCTGCTCGCTGCGGTGTCGAACTTCGCGGGCCACCGGAGCGGAACGACAGTGGCCAGTTGATGCACCGTCCTGCTCAGGATGAGGACAACATGCCCTCAGAAATCAAGACACTTGGGCCGACTAGACGGCATTCAGTTCGGGACGGGCTCCTCGCCCGCCCGGTGCTGCTGTGGGCGCTGTTTCTCGTGGCGATCACGGCGATAGGGATCCTCGCCAAGTGGCTGACGCCCACCCTCCGACCACGCCCTGGCGGCGTCGGCCCGGTCCAGGTCGCATTGCAGCTCGGGATGCTGCTCATGATTCTCCCGTTCGCCGTCCGCGTCGGATGGGATGCGCTGGGCCTTCGGCGACTGCCGGCGTCGCGCGACCGGCTCGTGCTGATGTTTCCGACCCTCACTGTGGTCGTCGGCTTCTTCGCCGGCTTCCGACACGTGGAGGTTTCGACACTGACCC from the Microbacterium atlanticum genome contains:
- a CDS encoding ABC transporter permease gives rise to the protein MIRFAFAQVLAHRLRLALTVVAVMLGVAFVTGSLVLNDTAQKLFDDQFATASAGADVTVRTATAFDSGMGVEVERDPLPAATLDSVRDVDAVTDAVPVAKGAARLEQGTTDLGSVQLSTWVDEPVGAYPLRDGAAPTSDGEIVIDKNTADALGLRIGDAVTVVGDTRVDARVVGLVGFGDGDGPPVGAVALSTLTTAQSVLGLGDGLSEILVTSELTAGELQPLLADVLADDVQVATAQDLAAAGAEQAAANLEMLQVVLIAMSVAALIIGAFLIANTFAIVISQRTRELAVIRATGATGKQVLASVLVEALLVGALASTVGVLLGIVSTYGLRALAGVFGVSIPSGELVIETRTVIIALTVGVLVTLVSAVGPARRAAAVSPLAAMRSSAAETRGLGRGRLITGTVLLVAGSAVAALPGLAAGPILLLGAGLVLALVGVVLIAPSALRPLVSLVGAASARTVPGQLAREAALRAPRRTSATVMALAFGLALMSFVSIVGGSVKAATGEQYREVIAADVVIESAGQEMLGGVHAAVYDEVRAVSAVGVATRLKYGHWKDGRTTSALTGLDPELITEVAQIRMVDGDIAALSAGGVVIAERVATERELAVGDELPMTFARLGETILPIVGIIADGPAQALQTDFFVSLDTYGALFTEDMDASIFVLAAAGTSPAELSTALETALEDHPTVQVRDQAAVIAGRTQTVDQIFGLVTVLLAFAMVIAVLGIANTLALSIVERTREIGVLRSVGMSRRSVALMVQAEAVIVSVVAVVTGLLLGVAASVAAIGALSTIAPLRMEVPVAQLAVLAGVVAVAGLLAGIAPAARAAKLPVLEAIAHA
- a CDS encoding MFS transporter, which translates into the protein MRDRTLPLVLTLVAAQLVVMLDSSILIVALPSIAEDLDLTAVGTAWVLNAYFLTFGGLLLVSGRAADIVGRRRMFLTGATVLVAGSLLGGFASTDAVLVTARLIQGGGAAMLSPAAMAVILATFTGTARTRTMAWWGAASTVGGALGVSVGGIITSALGWQSVMFVTAAAAVLVGIAGWAQLKLDHPTTRRPFDAAGAALVTTAAGAVVFAVLSLPHAGVASVEVLIAAAVAVAAGTGFVLVEQRSRDAVLPLPALREPRVAGGIVVNVLGGAARVACFVLVALLIQQVLEYDPAAAGLAMLPTSVAGFAVSTLLLPRALARFGPEKVAVLGLILLVTAHLMFASLDHGMPYLARVLPVLLLAAAGVAFSFTPTTLVIASGMTASNAGVGSGLASSTAQIGGALGIAAFGAIDAYPRVAVLAAGGSELAAAEAGLSAAHLAAATAAAVAVLVAIAAFPSVRPRWLLAAVSNFAGHRSGTTVAS